A single genomic interval of Camelina sativa cultivar DH55 chromosome 11, Cs, whole genome shotgun sequence harbors:
- the LOC104725595 gene encoding centromere protein S-like: protein MSLSKIAKSDGTVKIIKTRRFNFIFPRIFLPLLSDSPTILRRKKPSCFAFTMDVEGEDKSDYLQIDQIVEEDTMDDLIRDRFRLSAISIAETEAKKNGMEIAGPVVACVADLAFKYAENVAKDLELFAHHAGRKVVNMDDVVLSAHRNDNLAASLRSLCNDLKAKEPQSDRKRKKGSAKREDKASSSNAVRIPDL from the exons ATGAGCTTGAGTAAAATTGCCAAATCAGACGGAACCGTAAAG ATTATCAAAACGCGgcgttttaattttattttcccgCGTATTTTTCTCCCTTTATTATCGGATAGCCCAACAATTCTCAGGCGAAAGAAACCTAGCTGCTTCGCCTTCACCATGGACGTAGAAGGCGAAGACAAAAGCGATTATCTCCAGATCGACCAAATCGTTGAAGAAGATACCATGGACGATCTCATCAGAGACCGATTCAGACTCTCTGCTATCTCTATCGCCGAAACCGAAG CGAAGAAAAATGGAATGGAAATAGCTGGACCTGTTGTGGCATGTGTAGCAGATTTAGCCTTCAAATACGCAG AAAATGTTGCAAAGGACCTTGAGCTATTTGCTCATCATGCTGGACGCAAAGTTGTGAACATGGACGATGTTGTTCTCTCCG CGCACAGAAACGATAACTTAGCTGCCTCTTTGAGGTCACTGTGCAATGACCTAAAGGCAAAAGAGCCACAATCTGATAGGAAACGCAAGAAAGGATCAGCcaagagagaagacaaagcCAGTAGTAGCAATGCCGTTCGCATCCCCGATTTGTAA
- the LOC104728779 gene encoding LOW QUALITY PROTEIN: proline-rich protein 12 (The sequence of the model RefSeq protein was modified relative to this genomic sequence to represent the inferred CDS: substituted 1 base at 1 genomic stop codon), translated as MSQSDSSPTKKQKLEDGLGKGKSQNEIGAVGIREEKDNEIENDKDKIPDYDPTENGCGAPTSPGYSPDYSYGPSCSCXYPCSPDHIPSSPYNPNSPPTSPSYYPSFPDYDHFSSNPYTPPTPGRRTPSSPSPSYSPTSPSYSPTSPSYSPRYIPPSSPQYLPTFTQYTPALSDMEAENKTSDHLKEIGHESSQVGGGNYHDAEGTRIIHVPCLKVALLVGAAATLRFLQHSLCARIRILKDSEVDLKSALRPVELTGTVLQIEFSQQLIDSVLAEKFGYNNFRSIMNNKPMEEETKKPSSQKDCEALTEQVLTESEHLTFIVLEEITCDGRRNSRDMKVVTDMEVQVKMPNELKKSKWY; from the exons ATGTCACAATCTGACTCTTCTCCGACGAAGAAACAGAAGCTGGAGGATGGATTAG GTAAAGGAAAATCTCAGAACGAGATTGGTGCTGTAGGGATTCGAGAAGAGAAAGATAATGAAATTGAGAATGATAag GATAAAATTCCAGACTATGATCCTACTGAAAATGGATGTGGCGCGCCTACCTCTCCTGGTTACAGCCCTGATTACTCTTACGGCCCTTCCTGTTCTTGTTAGTACCCTTGCTCTCCTGATCACATCCCTTCCTCTCCTTACAACCCTAACTCTCCCCCTACATCTCCTAGTTACTACCCTTCCTTTCCTGATTATGATCACTTCTCTTCCAATCCTTACACCCCTCCCACTCCTGGTCGTCGCACCCCTTCCTCTCCTAGTCCTAGTTACAGCCCAACCTCTCCTAGTTACAGCCCTACCTCTCCTAGTTACTCCCCTCGATACATCCCCCCTTCCTCCCCTCAATACCTCCCTACATTTACTCAATACACCCCTGCCTTAAGCGACATGGAAGCTGAAAACAAGACATCTGATCATCTCAAGGAGATTGGTCATGAAAGTAGCCAAGTGGGTGGTGGAAATTACCATGATGCTGAGGGCACTCGCATAATTCATGTCCCATGTTTAAAG GTAGCTCTACTGGTTGGTGCTGCGGCGACTTTACGGTTTCTTCAGCACAGCCTTTGTGCTCGAATCCGTATTTTGAAGGATTCAGAGGTTGACTTGAAGTCTGCACTAAGACCAGTGGAACTAACTGGAACTGTTCTACAGATCGAGTTTTCTCAGCAGCTTATCGACTCTGTTCTAGCAGAG aaatttgGTTACAATAATTTCAGGAGCATCATGAATAATAAACCCATGGAAGAGGAAACTAAGAAACCATCTTCTCAGAAAGATTGTGAAGCTCTTACCGAGCAAGTCCTTACCGAGTCTGAACATCTCACGT TTATTGTGTTAGAGGAGATAACATGTGATGGTCGACGAAACTCTAGAGATATGAAGGTTGTAACAGATATGGAAGTTCAAGTCAAGATGCCAAATGAACTCAAGAAGTCCAAGTGGTACTAG